The Erpetoichthys calabaricus chromosome 5, fErpCal1.3, whole genome shotgun sequence genome has a segment encoding these proteins:
- the LOC114652885 gene encoding granzyme A-like, which translates to MKLIAVLAISSFPLLLLFPGGKCGKISGGEEAVPHSRPFMAYLDGPCGGALIEKDWILTAARCYRNKTLKVMLGAHSVMEYEDKRQIIQSEKVVVHPNFNPSTNDHNLMLVKLSKKAVLNKFVSLLPLPAAAGSPPDGTQCSIAGWGIMGYNGQLADKLQEINVEVIDRDICSGPDYLNKPIKSSMICAGHPNERKAFCQGDYGGPLICDGTYTAIASYGFKCGEKAKPGVYTLLTDGYLKWIKEKIQEY; encoded by the exons ATGAAGCTTATAGCCGTCCTCGCCATTTCTTCATTTCCTCTTCTCTTACTTTTTCCTGGAG GAAAATGTGGGAAGATTTCTGGCGGTGAAGAAGCTGTTCCCCATTCAAGACCATTTATGGCCTACCTTGATGGCCCCTGTGGGGGTGCATTAATTGAAAAGGACTGGATTCTGACAGCAGCCCGCTGTTACAG aaacaaaactttaaaagtgATGCTTGGGGCTCATTCAGTTATGGAATATGAAGATAAAAGGCAAATAATCCAATCGGAGAAAGTGGTGGTTCACCCAAACTTTAATCCATCAACCAATGACCATAATCTCATGCTGGTGAAG CTGAGTAAGAAAGCTGTTCTCAACAAGTTTGTGTCGCTGCTCCCACTACCAGCTGCTGCAGGAAGTCCCCCTGATGGAACCCAATGCAGCATTGCCGGATGGGGGATCATGGGGTATAATGGACAGCTAGCAGACAAACTTCAGGAAATAAATGTTGAAGTTATAGATAGAGATATCTGCAGTGGACCAGACTACCTTAATAAACCAATAAAGTCAAGCATGATATGTGCTGGACATCCCAACGAGAGAAAGGCTTTTTGTCAG GGAGATTACGGTGGTCCACTCATCTGTGATGGCACTTACACGGCCATTGCATCATATGGTTTTAAATGTGGAGAGAAAGCAAAACCCGGAGTCTACACGCTTCTCACTGATGGCTACCTAAaatggataaaggaaaagatacaGGAGTATTGA
- the LOC114652886 gene encoding granzyme A-like — translation MPIKKNIEVTLGAHSLIEHESTKQIFQVRTVVVHPDFHSSTLLNDLMLLELGRPADLNQYVNLLDLPNSGEDVRPGTKCTVAGWGKISFYGQTSDTLQEVRVTVIDRELCSNFKYYKGRITKNMLCAGDENGGKDSCRGDSGGPLICNNVYRGIVSFGYKCGLPKKPGVYTMLTTEYLEWIQSIISTA, via the exons ATGCCAAT AAAGAAGAATATTGAAGTGACACTGGGAGCTCATTCGCTAATTGAACATGAATCTACGAAACAGATATTTCAAGTGAGGACTGTGGTtgttcatcctgattttcattcctCAACTTTGTTGAACGATCTCATGCTCCTTGAG CTAGGAAGACCTGCAGATCTCAACCAATATGTCAATCTTCTTGATCTGCCTAATTCTGGAGAGGATGTCAGGCCTGGAACCAAATGTACTGTTGCAGGATGGGGAAAGATCTCCTTCTATGGACAGACATCTGACACGCTCCAGGAAGTCCGTGTTACCGTTATAGACAGAGAGCTATGCAGTAACTTCAAATACTATAAAGgacgaataacaaaaaatatgcttTGTGCTGGTGATGAGAATGGAGGAAAAGACTCCTGTAGG GGAGATTCTGGTGGCCCACTGATATGCAATAATGTCTACAGAGGAATTGTTTCATTTGGTTATAAATGTGGGCTCCCTAAGAAGCCGGGAGTGTACACCATGCTCACAACTGAATACCTGGAATGGATTCAGAGCATAATATCAACAGCCTAG